The Helianthus annuus cultivar XRQ/B chromosome 16, HanXRQr2.0-SUNRISE, whole genome shotgun sequence genome includes a window with the following:
- the LOC110919246 gene encoding uncharacterized protein LOC110919246 codes for MGDKTESSTKQPQSAPLHPVYTVTDIQKKVCVLDGSKVTYSAWVKLFQLHARGYEVLDHITKEPPPKEDPTYEQWAKIDAIVLQWIYGTLSEDYLLRVLEAESTALEAWNRVKAIFLNNKGPRCAALQQKFINLKLSAMPSLEMYYQTLRDLAAQLNDVGCPINEQGLVLQLVRGLLMEYDTIGSIINQSLPSWEEACNMLDSELERHAAWFIRISVDFPCLI; via the coding sequence ATGGGCGACAAGACTGAATCCTCCACCAAGCAGCCACAATCTGCTCCTCTTCACCCGGTCTACACGGTTACCGACATTCAAAAGAAGGTCTGTGTTCTTGATGGATCTAAGGTCACGTATTCTGCGTGGGTAAAGCTCTTCCAACTTCATGCACGTGGATACGAGGTTTTGGATCACATCACGAAAGAACCGCCTCCTAAGGAAGACCCCACGTATGAACAGTGGGCGAAGATTGATGCTATTGTGCTCCAGTGGATCTACGGTACCTTATCCGAAGACTAtctccttcgagttcttgaagcCGAGTCAACTGCTCTGGAAGCCTGGAATCGTGTCAAGGCTATTTTTCTCAACAACAAAGGACCACGGTGCGCTGCCCTTCAACAGAAATTCATCAATCTCAAGCTTAGTGCCATGCCCTCTTTGGAAATGTATTACCAGACACTCCGGGATCTTGCGGCTCAGTTGAACGATGTGGGATGTCCCATTAATGAACAAGGTTTGGTGTTGCAACTTGTTCGTGGGTTGCTGATGGAATACGATACTATCGGTTCCATTATCAACCAATCATTACCTTCGTGGGAAGAAGCATGCAATATGCTCGACTCTGAACTCGAACGACATGCtgcat